A stretch of Flavobacterium sp. N1994 DNA encodes these proteins:
- a CDS encoding DUF2157 domain-containing protein yields MEKQSEFFTEQLASKGFVTPEQHNDIKEYRQRGIFSLNSELLFFVYLSVLLFTSGVGIFVYKNIDSIGHLAILTANFILMLVCFYFSFRKGKGFSKEEVFFDNPMYDYLVLTGSILACIFVGYIQYQYAVFGKDYGLVSLFSAVLCFGVAYYFDNKSVLSIAITALATFIGITITPQTLLQNEIYSNPNLSYSGLALGALLILWMEYSVSQNFKKHFQLIYVTFALNLVCICCIAGLLENYWFVFVPLMVAAIYYFYKLSYQKHSTFIFVVSLLYGYIGINIFLGRVIGLLTIGDLVSFLIFCSPFYIIGSIVLFIKLVQKFNKEKHASIQ; encoded by the coding sequence TTGGAAAAACAATCGGAATTTTTCACGGAACAACTTGCCTCAAAAGGATTTGTTACTCCTGAACAACATAATGACATCAAGGAATACAGACAACGTGGAATTTTCTCTTTAAATAGCGAGTTGCTTTTTTTTGTTTATTTATCAGTACTTCTTTTTACGAGTGGTGTTGGGATATTTGTTTATAAAAACATAGACAGTATTGGACATCTTGCCATTTTGACTGCCAATTTTATATTGATGTTAGTCTGCTTTTATTTTAGTTTCAGAAAAGGCAAGGGATTTTCTAAAGAAGAAGTTTTTTTTGATAACCCGATGTATGATTATTTGGTTTTGACAGGAAGCATTTTAGCCTGCATTTTCGTTGGTTATATACAGTATCAATATGCTGTTTTTGGTAAAGATTACGGTCTTGTTTCATTATTTTCGGCAGTTTTGTGTTTTGGAGTGGCTTATTATTTTGATAATAAAAGTGTCCTTTCTATTGCTATTACTGCCTTGGCAACTTTTATAGGCATCACAATAACTCCTCAAACGCTATTACAAAACGAAATCTATTCTAATCCTAATCTTAGTTATTCCGGATTGGCATTAGGGGCGCTTTTAATTCTTTGGATGGAATATTCAGTAAGCCAAAATTTCAAAAAGCATTTTCAGCTTATCTATGTCACTTTTGCTCTGAATTTGGTTTGCATTTGTTGCATTGCAGGATTACTCGAAAATTATTGGTTCGTTTTTGTGCCTCTGATGGTAGCAGCAATATATTATTTCTATAAGTTGAGTTACCAAAAACATTCCACCTTTATCTTCGTTGTTTCACTGCTTTATGGGTACATTGGAATAAACATTTTCCTAGGAAGAGTAATCGGGTTACTTACTATTGGAGATCTTGTAAGCTTTCTGATTTTCTGTTCACCGTTTTACATTATTGGTTCTATAGTGTTGTTTATAAAGTTGGTTCAAAAATTTAATAAAGAAAAACATGCAAGCATACAATAG
- the sufD gene encoding Fe-S cluster assembly protein SufD — protein MELKEKLISSFMAFEESIDVHNELHDVRTSAIKNFENKGFPTKKEEAWKYTSLNAILKNDYSVFPKHENAIEFKEVKKFFLHEIDTHKVIFVDGKFASFLSATTHDGLDVCLMSSALTKPKYKMVIDEYFNKIASKDETLTTLNTAFANEGAYINIPKSKVVEKPIEIIYFSTGVESALMVQPRNLVIIGENAHVQIIERHQSLNENPVLTNSVTEIFAQKRAIVDYYKIQNDLQSANLIDNTYISQKQESRVSVHTFSFGGNITRNNLNFYHFGERIDSTLKGITIIGDKQHVDHYTLVNHATPNCESHQNYKTILADSATGVFNGKIYVEKEAQKTDAFQQNNNILLGDKATINAKPQLEIFADDVKCSHGCTIGQLDESAMFYMQQRGIPKKEAKALLMYAFSNEVIESIKIPELKKRITKIIATKLGVNLGFDL, from the coding sequence ATGGAATTAAAAGAAAAATTAATCTCGTCTTTTATGGCGTTTGAAGAAAGCATCGATGTGCACAATGAACTGCATGACGTTCGTACTTCGGCTATAAAAAACTTTGAAAATAAAGGGTTCCCAACTAAAAAAGAGGAAGCTTGGAAATATACATCACTAAATGCCATTCTAAAAAATGATTATTCGGTGTTTCCAAAACATGAAAATGCCATTGAATTTAAAGAGGTAAAGAAATTTTTCTTGCATGAAATAGACACTCATAAAGTGATTTTTGTGGATGGAAAATTCGCTTCGTTTTTATCGGCAACCACTCATGATGGTTTAGATGTTTGTTTGATGTCTTCGGCTTTAACAAAACCAAAATACAAAATGGTAATTGATGAGTATTTCAATAAAATTGCCAGTAAAGACGAAACTTTGACCACTTTGAATACAGCTTTTGCCAATGAAGGAGCTTACATCAACATTCCTAAAAGCAAAGTGGTAGAAAAACCAATTGAAATAATTTATTTCTCCACTGGCGTTGAAAGCGCTTTGATGGTTCAGCCAAGAAATTTAGTAATTATTGGAGAAAATGCGCATGTTCAAATTATTGAAAGACATCAATCGTTAAATGAAAATCCAGTATTGACCAATTCGGTTACTGAAATTTTTGCTCAAAAACGCGCTATTGTTGATTACTATAAAATTCAAAATGATCTACAATCAGCCAACCTGATTGACAACACTTATATTTCTCAAAAACAAGAAAGTAGAGTATCCGTTCACACGTTTTCTTTTGGTGGCAACATCACAAGAAATAACCTGAATTTCTACCATTTTGGAGAAAGAATCGATTCTACTTTAAAAGGAATCACGATTATTGGAGACAAGCAACATGTTGATCATTATACTTTAGTAAATCATGCTACGCCTAATTGCGAAAGCCATCAGAATTACAAAACTATTCTGGCTGACAGCGCAACAGGAGTGTTTAATGGTAAAATTTATGTTGAAAAAGAAGCGCAAAAAACCGATGCTTTTCAACAGAACAACAATATTTTATTAGGAGACAAAGCAACAATCAATGCAAAACCACAACTAGAAATTTTTGCAGATGATGTAAAATGTTCACATGGTTGTACTATTGGTCAATTAGATGAAAGCGCTATGTTTTATATGCAACAACGAGGAATTCCAAAGAAAGAAGCCAAAGCGCTACTGATGTATGCCTTTTCTAATGAAGTCATTGAAAGCATTAAAATTCCAGAACTAAAAAAAAGAATTACCAAAATCATTGCCACAAAATTAGGAGTGAATTTAGGATTCGATTTATAA
- the sufC gene encoding Fe-S cluster assembly ATPase SufC has protein sequence MLSIKNLHASVEDKGILKGINLEVKAGEVHAIMGPNGAGKSTLASIIAGNENYEVSEGQILLDGEDISELAPEERAHKGVFLSFQYPVEIPGVSVTNFMKTAINESRKANGKEEMPANEMLKLIREKSELLEIDRKFLSRSLNEGFSGGEKKRNEIFQMAMLEPKLAILDETDSGLDIDALRIVANGVNKLKSKDNAVVVITHYQRLLDYIVPDFVHVLMDGKIVKSGGKELAYELEEKGYDWIKAELEV, from the coding sequence ATGTTAAGCATAAAAAATTTACACGCAAGTGTTGAAGATAAAGGAATCTTAAAAGGAATCAATCTAGAAGTAAAAGCCGGAGAAGTTCATGCGATAATGGGACCGAACGGTGCTGGTAAAAGTACTTTGGCATCCATCATTGCTGGAAATGAAAATTATGAAGTCTCCGAAGGTCAAATTCTTTTGGACGGAGAAGATATTTCAGAATTAGCACCAGAAGAAAGAGCTCATAAAGGGGTTTTTCTTTCTTTTCAATATCCAGTGGAAATCCCAGGAGTTTCAGTTACCAATTTCATGAAAACGGCAATCAACGAAAGCAGAAAAGCTAACGGAAAAGAAGAGATGCCAGCTAACGAAATGCTGAAACTAATCCGTGAGAAATCAGAATTGTTAGAAATTGACAGAAAGTTTTTGTCACGTTCTTTAAATGAAGGTTTTTCTGGAGGAGAAAAGAAACGTAACGAAATCTTCCAAATGGCGATGTTAGAACCAAAATTAGCAATATTGGATGAAACAGATTCAGGTTTGGATATTGATGCCTTAAGAATTGTTGCCAATGGGGTTAATAAATTGAAAAGTAAAGACAATGCTGTGGTTGTTATCACACACTATCAAAGACTTTTAGATTATATCGTTCCTGATTTTGTTCACGTTTTGATGGATGGAAAAATCGTAAAATCGGGAGGAAAAGAATTGGCTTACGAGCTAGAAGAAAAAGGATACGACTGGATTAAAGCGGAATTAGAAGTTTAA
- the sufB gene encoding Fe-S cluster assembly protein SufB, with product MSKYTEDDLKIELENKEYEYGFYTNIESDTFPIGLNEDIVRAISLKKEEPQWMTDWRIEAFRAWQEMVEPKWANVHYEKPDFQAISYYSAPKTVDPNKTLDDVDPELLVMYKKLGISIDEQKMMNNVAMDIVVDSVSVATTFKKTLNEKGIIFCPISEAIKEHPELVKKYLGTVVPQKDNFYAALNSAVFSDGSFCYIPKGVRCPMELSTYFRINQAGTGQFERTLLIADEGSYVSYLEGCTAPSRDENQLHAAVVELIALDNAEIKYSTVQNWYPGNKEGKGGVFNFVTKRGLCEKNAKISWTQVETGSAITWKYPSVILKGDNSIGEFYSIAVTNNHQQADTGTKMIHLGKNSKSTIISKGISAGKSQNSYRGLVQISARAENARNFSQCDSLLMGNNCGAHTFPYIESKNSSAIIEHEATTSKIGEDQVFYCNQRGIPTEKAIALIVNGFSKDVLNKLPMEFAVEAQKLLEISLEGSVG from the coding sequence ATGTCAAAATACACCGAAGACGATTTAAAAATTGAACTCGAAAACAAAGAATACGAGTACGGATTTTATACAAACATAGAGTCTGATACCTTTCCTATTGGCTTAAATGAAGATATTGTTCGAGCCATTTCTTTGAAAAAAGAAGAGCCACAATGGATGACCGATTGGCGAATTGAAGCCTTCCGCGCTTGGCAAGAAATGGTAGAGCCAAAATGGGCTAATGTGCATTATGAAAAACCAGACTTTCAAGCGATTTCGTATTATTCAGCTCCAAAAACAGTAGACCCTAATAAAACATTAGATGATGTTGATCCTGAGCTTTTAGTAATGTATAAAAAGTTGGGAATCTCCATCGATGAACAAAAAATGATGAATAATGTTGCCATGGACATCGTGGTCGATTCGGTTTCAGTGGCTACAACTTTCAAGAAAACATTAAATGAAAAAGGAATTATTTTTTGCCCAATATCGGAAGCTATAAAGGAGCATCCTGAATTAGTAAAAAAATATTTGGGAACCGTAGTGCCTCAAAAAGACAATTTTTATGCAGCATTGAACTCAGCGGTTTTCTCTGATGGCTCTTTCTGTTATATTCCAAAAGGGGTTCGTTGCCCAATGGAATTATCTACTTATTTCCGAATCAATCAAGCTGGGACAGGTCAATTTGAAAGAACACTTTTAATTGCCGATGAAGGAAGTTACGTTTCCTATCTGGAAGGATGTACAGCACCAAGTCGAGATGAAAATCAATTGCACGCAGCGGTTGTGGAATTGATAGCATTAGATAATGCAGAAATCAAATATTCAACAGTTCAGAACTGGTATCCTGGAAATAAAGAGGGTAAAGGAGGCGTTTTCAATTTTGTAACCAAAAGAGGATTGTGCGAAAAAAACGCAAAAATTTCATGGACACAAGTAGAAACAGGTTCGGCAATAACATGGAAATATCCATCAGTAATTTTAAAGGGAGATAATTCAATTGGTGAATTTTATTCAATAGCAGTGACCAATAATCATCAACAAGCTGATACAGGAACTAAGATGATTCACTTGGGAAAAAATTCTAAATCAACTATTATTTCAAAAGGAATATCTGCAGGAAAGTCACAAAATAGTTACCGAGGTTTGGTACAAATAAGTGCCCGAGCTGAAAATGCTAGAAATTTTTCGCAATGCGACTCTTTATTGATGGGCAACAATTGTGGTGCACATACGTTTCCGTATATAGAAAGCAAAAATTCATCAGCCATAATAGAACACGAAGCAACAACCTCAAAAATTGGAGAAGACCAAGTTTTCTATTGCAATCAAAGAGGAATTCCAACAGAAAAAGCCATTGCATTAATTGTTAACGGTTTCAGCAAAGATGTATTAAACAAACTACCAATGGAATTTGCTGTAGAAGCTCAAAAATTACTTGAAATCTCATTAGAAGGTTCAGTAGGATAA
- a CDS encoding HesB/IscA family protein translates to MIKVSDTASKKIIDMMKDDGFDAAKDYVRVGVKSGGCSGLSYELKFDKELGENDKVFEDNHVKIAVEKKSFLYLAGTILEFSGGLNGKGFVFNNPNASRTCGCGESFSL, encoded by the coding sequence ATGATCAAAGTTTCAGATACAGCAAGCAAAAAAATCATCGATATGATGAAAGATGACGGTTTTGACGCTGCCAAAGATTACGTTCGAGTGGGCGTGAAAAGTGGCGGTTGCTCTGGTTTGTCTTATGAATTAAAGTTCGACAAAGAACTAGGCGAAAACGACAAAGTTTTTGAAGATAACCATGTGAAAATTGCCGTTGAAAAAAAATCATTTTTATACTTAGCCGGAACTATTTTGGAATTTTCGGGAGGATTAAACGGAAAAGGATTTGTGTTTAATAATCCAAACGCTTCCAGAACTTGCGGATGCGGAGAGTCGTTTTCACTTTAA
- a CDS encoding MBL fold metallo-hydrolase, giving the protein MKIYPIEAGNFKLDGGAMFGVVPKTIWNKTNPADDNNLIDIAARCMLIEDGSRLILIDTGMGNKQSEKFFGFYSLWGTHSLDGSLAKYGFHRDDITDVFMTHLHFDHCGGSVNWNKDKTGYEVAFKNAKYWTNDNHWEWATKPNVREKASFLSENILPMQESGHLNFIKRPEGDFGISEELGFGIFYVDGHTEKMMLPHIQYQEKTIVFCADLIPTAGHLPLPYIMGYDTRPLLTMPEKAKFLNAAVANNYYLWLEHEAHNQIITVENTEKGIRLKEIFSCEEILT; this is encoded by the coding sequence ATGAAAATATACCCAATAGAAGCTGGAAATTTTAAACTCGATGGTGGTGCTATGTTTGGCGTGGTACCCAAAACCATTTGGAACAAAACCAATCCTGCAGATGACAATAATTTGATTGACATTGCTGCAAGATGTATGTTGATTGAAGATGGAAGCCGATTAATCTTAATTGATACCGGAATGGGCAACAAACAATCTGAGAAGTTTTTTGGGTTTTATTCTCTTTGGGGAACCCATTCTTTGGACGGTTCTTTAGCTAAATATGGTTTTCATCGTGATGATATTACGGATGTTTTTATGACGCATTTACATTTTGATCATTGTGGTGGAAGTGTGAATTGGAACAAAGACAAAACTGGTTATGAAGTAGCTTTCAAAAATGCAAAATACTGGACTAATGATAACCATTGGGAATGGGCGACAAAACCTAATGTACGTGAAAAAGCGTCATTCCTTTCGGAAAACATTTTACCTATGCAAGAAAGCGGACATTTAAATTTCATCAAAAGACCAGAAGGTGATTTTGGCATTTCTGAAGAATTGGGATTTGGCATTTTTTATGTTGATGGTCACACCGAAAAAATGATGTTACCACACATTCAATACCAAGAAAAAACTATCGTGTTCTGTGCTGATTTAATTCCAACTGCGGGTCATTTGCCTTTGCCATATATCATGGGTTATGACACACGACCTCTATTGACTATGCCTGAAAAAGCGAAATTTCTTAATGCAGCTGTAGCCAATAATTATTACTTGTGGCTTGAACACGAAGCTCATAATCAAATTATAACTGTTGAAAATACTGAGAAAGGTATTCGTCTAAAAGAAATTTTTAGTTGCGAAGAAATCTTAACATAG
- a CDS encoding S8 family peptidase, which translates to MKFIKIILLSMFSLSVFAQQSSQNFTKKAPLTDQELKRWSHLDLEKDSIPGMSVDKAYTELLKNKKGVKVIVGIVDSGVDINQEDLKPSIWTNKKEIPNNGKDDDKNGFIDDVHGWNFLGNSNNENLELTRLLKKGDDGSETYKKALSDYNAKLKEANEYKENVDVLLNADKKVREFLKKDNYTISELKDMPSVKFELYDAKRIMLSYSSQKGDSFHEDLKSYQDYVYDQIDYNLNKDFNPRKLVGDNPEDINDKKYGNNIVYSKDRKDSLHGTHVAGIIAQTRNNGIGGDGVANNVEIMPVRAVPNGDEYDKDIALAIRYAVDNGAKVINGSFGKDFSPHAQWVYDAIKYAASKDVLIVHAAGNDSKNIDTEPNFPTDDVDGKEIADNVLTVGALNYEYGEKVVASFSNYGKRNVDVFAPGVKIYATVPGNKYKYLQGTSMASPNAAGVAVLIREYYPNLKAAQVKQILMQSGTPLNLEVKVDEKEIKIPFTDACVSGRIVNAYNALKMAEEMSNSIKNNPKL; encoded by the coding sequence ATGAAATTCATAAAAATCATTCTGTTGTCAATGTTTTCATTGTCAGTTTTCGCACAACAGTCGAGTCAAAATTTTACCAAAAAGGCCCCTTTAACAGACCAAGAGCTTAAACGTTGGAGTCATTTGGATTTAGAGAAAGATTCTATTCCCGGAATGAGTGTTGACAAGGCTTATACCGAATTATTGAAGAACAAAAAAGGGGTAAAAGTAATTGTAGGTATTGTCGATTCTGGAGTAGATATCAATCAAGAAGATTTAAAACCTTCCATCTGGACAAATAAAAAAGAAATACCAAACAACGGGAAAGATGATGATAAAAATGGATTTATAGATGATGTTCACGGTTGGAATTTTTTAGGGAACTCCAACAATGAAAACTTAGAGCTCACCCGCCTTTTGAAAAAGGGAGACGATGGTTCAGAAACCTATAAAAAAGCTTTATCCGACTACAATGCCAAGTTGAAAGAAGCTAATGAATACAAAGAAAATGTAGATGTTTTGCTGAATGCAGATAAAAAAGTTCGTGAGTTTCTAAAAAAAGACAATTATACCATTTCAGAGCTTAAAGACATGCCTTCGGTTAAATTTGAATTGTATGATGCCAAAAGAATTATGTTGTCCTATTCAAGCCAGAAAGGCGATTCTTTTCACGAAGATTTAAAATCGTATCAAGATTATGTTTATGACCAAATAGATTATAATTTAAACAAAGATTTCAACCCAAGAAAACTAGTAGGAGATAATCCAGAAGACATTAATGACAAAAAATACGGAAACAATATTGTTTACTCTAAAGACAGAAAAGATTCCCTTCACGGAACTCACGTAGCTGGAATAATTGCCCAAACCAGAAATAATGGAATTGGTGGTGATGGAGTGGCAAATAATGTGGAAATCATGCCCGTTCGTGCTGTTCCAAATGGTGATGAATACGATAAAGATATTGCATTGGCCATTCGTTACGCGGTGGATAATGGTGCTAAAGTTATCAATGGAAGTTTTGGAAAAGATTTTTCTCCTCATGCACAATGGGTTTATGATGCTATAAAATACGCTGCAAGCAAAGATGTATTAATAGTTCATGCTGCAGGAAATGATTCTAAAAACATTGATACTGAACCTAACTTTCCAACGGATGATGTTGACGGAAAAGAAATTGCAGACAATGTTTTAACAGTTGGCGCACTTAATTACGAGTATGGAGAAAAAGTTGTAGCCAGCTTCTCAAACTACGGAAAAAGAAATGTGGATGTTTTTGCACCAGGAGTGAAAATCTATGCAACGGTTCCGGGGAACAAATACAAATACCTTCAAGGGACATCAATGGCTTCACCTAATGCTGCTGGCGTTGCTGTTTTAATTCGAGAGTATTACCCTAATTTGAAAGCAGCACAAGTAAAACAAATTTTAATGCAATCAGGAACACCATTAAATCTTGAAGTTAAGGTAGATGAAAAAGAAATCAAAATTCCATTTACTGATGCATGTGTTTCAGGAAGAATAGTCAATGCTTACAATGCTTTGAAAATGGCAGAGGAAATGTCAAACTCTATAAAAAATAATCCGAAATTATAA
- a CDS encoding M1 family metallopeptidase, which yields MNNRILFGFLLMSISSVFAQSKGYWQQKVDYKIDVSMNVETYQYKGKQKLVYTNNSSDTLRRVYYHLYNNAFQPGSEMDARVQTISDPDARMSVKVKNAEGKDVKESRIAKLQPNEIGYLKVSNFKQDGVAAITKEVSTILEVTLAKSILPGKSTTFTLDFEGQVPVQIRRSGRNNSEGVELSMAQWYPKMAEFDFEGWHADPYIAREFHGVWGDFDVNITIDKNYILGGSGYLQNKNEIGFGYEEKGKEVKKNPNTKTLTWHFIAPNVHDFTWAADKNYLHDVIKGPNNVDLHFLYKNNSKIIDNWKKMQPIMATVMDYYNKMVGPYPYKQYSFIQGGDGGMEYAMCTLMLGNGTLEGNVGTATHELGHSWFQHILASNESKHPWMDEGFTSYIEDIVLNEIAQKKVENPFEGSYKTYVKLVESGKEQPLSTHGDRYDENRSYSIASYVKGELFLSQLQYLIGKENTEKSLKRYYTDFKFKHPTPNDIKRSAERVSGANLDWYLTDWTETLNTIDYGIKNVEGATDGVQRTGVTLQRIGRTPMPIDLLVEYADGTKESFYIPLRMMSFEKGNPTPDIKRTILPDWAWANPNYFFEISKSKTDIKKITIDPSGLMADVKKDNNVFEVK from the coding sequence ATGAATAACAGAATTTTATTTGGTTTTCTTTTGATGAGTATCTCTAGTGTTTTTGCCCAATCTAAGGGGTATTGGCAACAAAAAGTAGACTACAAAATAGACGTTTCAATGAACGTTGAAACTTATCAATATAAAGGAAAACAAAAACTAGTTTACACTAACAATTCTTCAGACACATTGCGCCGTGTGTATTATCATTTATACAATAATGCTTTTCAACCTGGAAGCGAAATGGATGCCCGAGTTCAAACTATTAGCGATCCTGATGCTAGAATGTCAGTTAAAGTAAAAAATGCCGAAGGTAAAGATGTAAAAGAAAGCAGAATTGCTAAGCTTCAACCTAATGAAATTGGGTATTTAAAAGTTTCCAACTTCAAACAAGATGGCGTTGCGGCTATTACAAAAGAGGTTAGTACTATTCTCGAAGTGACATTGGCAAAATCAATTCTTCCAGGTAAATCAACAACTTTTACTTTAGATTTTGAGGGTCAAGTTCCTGTTCAAATTCGCCGTTCTGGTAGAAATAATTCTGAAGGGGTCGAACTTTCAATGGCGCAATGGTATCCAAAAATGGCCGAATTTGATTTTGAAGGATGGCATGCTGACCCATATATAGCAAGAGAATTTCATGGGGTATGGGGTGATTTTGATGTAAACATTACTATCGACAAAAACTATATTCTTGGCGGTAGTGGTTATCTACAAAATAAGAATGAGATTGGTTTTGGTTATGAAGAAAAAGGAAAAGAAGTAAAAAAGAACCCAAATACTAAAACACTAACCTGGCATTTTATTGCTCCAAACGTGCACGATTTTACTTGGGCTGCCGATAAAAATTATCTGCACGATGTTATCAAAGGGCCTAATAATGTTGACCTTCATTTTCTTTATAAAAACAATTCAAAAATTATTGATAACTGGAAAAAAATGCAACCCATTATGGCGACTGTAATGGATTATTACAACAAAATGGTCGGTCCCTATCCATACAAACAATACTCTTTTATTCAAGGCGGCGATGGTGGAATGGAATATGCGATGTGTACTTTGATGTTAGGAAACGGAACATTAGAAGGAAATGTCGGAACTGCTACTCATGAATTAGGGCACTCTTGGTTTCAACATATTTTAGCTTCTAACGAATCCAAACATCCTTGGATGGATGAAGGTTTTACCTCTTACATTGAAGATATAGTTCTAAATGAAATTGCACAAAAGAAAGTCGAAAATCCATTTGAAGGTTCCTATAAAACGTATGTGAAATTAGTAGAATCGGGCAAAGAACAACCTTTGTCTACGCATGGTGATCGTTATGATGAAAACAGAAGTTATAGTATTGCTTCATACGTAAAAGGGGAACTGTTTCTTTCGCAACTGCAATACCTGATTGGAAAAGAGAATACCGAGAAATCCCTAAAGCGTTACTATACCGATTTCAAATTCAAACATCCTACACCAAATGATATTAAACGTTCAGCAGAGCGAGTGTCTGGCGCAAATCTCGATTGGTATTTAACGGATTGGACCGAAACGCTAAACACTATAGATTATGGAATTAAAAATGTGGAAGGGGCCACTGATGGAGTTCAAAGAACCGGAGTAACATTACAAAGAATTGGTAGAACTCCAATGCCAATCGATTTACTAGTGGAATATGCTGATGGTACTAAAGAAAGTTTTTACATTCCGTTACGGATGATGAGTTTTGAAAAGGGAAATCCAACACCTGATATTAAAAGAACTATTTTACCAGATTGGGCTTGGGCAAATCCAAATTACTTTTTCGAAATTTCAAAATCAAAAACAGACATTAAAAAAATCACTATTGATCCAAGTGGCTTGATGGCTGATGTGAAAAAAGACAATAATGTTTTTGAAGTTAAATAA
- the rnpA gene encoding ribonuclease P protein component — protein MDFSYPKTEKLKSKKIIDLLFSEGKSVSKYPLRLVYIQHDFEENIPLKMGVSVSKKYFKNAVDRNYYKRLLRETYRLNKPLLIENIETKYCFMFFYQTNDRLSYSEINEKTIQLFEKFSKVLLEEKSESKK, from the coding sequence ATGGATTTTTCCTATCCTAAAACCGAAAAGCTAAAGAGTAAAAAAATTATTGATTTGTTGTTTTCAGAAGGCAAGTCAGTGAGTAAATATCCCCTGCGATTGGTTTATATCCAACATGATTTTGAGGAGAATATTCCATTAAAAATGGGGGTTTCTGTTTCAAAAAAATATTTTAAAAATGCCGTCGATAGAAATTATTACAAGCGTTTGCTTCGGGAAACCTATCGATTGAACAAACCGCTTTTGATTGAAAATATAGAGACAAAATATTGCTTTATGTTTTTTTATCAAACCAATGACAGATTATCCTATTCTGAAATAAACGAAAAAACAATTCAACTTTTTGAAAAGTTTTCTAAAGTCCTATTGGAGGAGAAATCTGAATCTAAAAAGTAA